In the genome of Bicyclus anynana chromosome 23, ilBicAnyn1.1, whole genome shotgun sequence, one region contains:
- the LOC112055034 gene encoding speckle-type POZ protein-like, producing MSSLNYTIRMEGQTKINTLIWTVPCFIKLLENKTVREFRTDKLDHGNRDIKSGIQLKLQFLGQENEIIEIYYLSPNPVFLQSILTVCLKRFEERSIVIKEYQTVQGNKWQYLATLYKRDIASNNGSDTFLLIDGSLRLKFQFKISNNIKVERSNIPETQLSYDFENMLLTGLFSDVIMKSAEGNEYKVHKAVLASRSVVLKAHFEHSTIECQTNIVESPLEAEVLIEVLKFIYSDKAPRVDEIPERLLAAADFYQLSRLKSLCEEALHKRLTVENVIETLQLADLHSAKTLKLLTLEFIKDGQAQLITKTEGWAKIKSIELIKTIYEYIMTDDIEAEDIK from the coding sequence ATGTCAAGTCTAAATTATACGATTCGTATGGAGGGTCAAACGAAAATCAACACTCTGATATGGACCGTGCCGTGTTTTATCAAATTACTTGAAAACAAAACTGTTAGAGAGTTTCGGACGGACAAACTCGACCACGGTAATCGTGATATAAAGTCCGGTATCCAGTTGAAGTTGCAATTCTTGGGTCAAGAGAATGAAATAAtagaaatttattatttgtcaCCTAATCCTGTGTTTCTGCAATCCATACTCACAGTATGTTTAAAGCGTTTCGAAGAACGCTCCATAGTGATAAAAGAGTATCAAACAGTGCAAGGCAACAAGTGGCAGTACTTGGCTACGTTGTACAAACGGGATATAGCCAGTAACAATGGCAGCGATACATTCCTTCTAATTGACGGCAGCCTGAGgcttaaatttcaatttaagatctccaataatattaaagtagaaAGATCTAACATTCCCGAGACACAGTTAAGttatgattttgaaaatatgctACTAACTGGCTTATTTTCTGACGTTATCATGAAATCCGCAGAAGGAAACGAGTACAAAGTCCATAAAGCCGTATTAGCCAGCCGCAGTGTTGTGTTGAAGGCTCATTTCGAGCACAGCACTATAGAATGTCAGACAAACATTGTGGAATCTCCTCTGGAAGCTGAAGTTCTGATAGAAGTATTGAAATTCATTTACAGCGACAAAGCACCGAGAGTAGACGAGATTCCCGAACGTTTATTGGCTGCAGCCGATTTCTACCAGCTCAGCAGATTGAAGAGTTTGTGCGAGGAAGCATTGCACAAACGGTTGACTGTGGAAAATGTTATAGAAACTCTGCAGCTTGCTGATTTGCACTCTGCCAAAACACTGAAGCTATTGACGCTGGAATTCATCAAAGACGGCCAAGCTCAGCTGATAACCAAAACTGAGGGATGGGCTAAAATAAAGTCCATAgaactaattaaaacaatttatgaGTACATCATGACTGATGATATTGAGGCTgaagatataaaataa
- the LOC112055033 gene encoding AP-1 complex subunit mu-1, with the protein MSSSAIYILDVKGKVLISRNYRGDVDMGVIDKFMPLLMEKEEEGMLTPLLQTSECTFAYIKTNNLYIVSTTKKNANIALVFVFLYKIVEVMTEYFKELEEESIRDNFVVIYELLDELLDFGYPQTTDSKILQEYITQEGHKLEMQPRIPMAVTNAVSWRSEGIKYRKNEVFLDVIESVNLLANSNGNVLRSEIVGAIKMRVYLSGMPELRLGLNDKVLFESTGRGKSKSVELEDVKFHQCVRLSRFENDRTISFIPPDGEFELMSYRLNTHVKPLIWIESVIERHAHSRVEYMIKAKSQFKRRSTANNVEIIIPVPADADSPKFKTTIGSVKYTPEQNAITWSIKSFPGGKEYLMRAHFGLPSVECEDTDGKPPIQVKFEIPYFTTSGIQVRYLKIIEKSGYQALPWVRYITQNGDYQLRTN; encoded by the coding sequence ATGTCTTCGTCGGCGATATACATATTAGATGTGAAAGGTAAAGTTCTCATTTCGAGAAACTACCGTGGCGATGTGGATATGGGTGTGATAGACAAATTTATGCCCTTGTTAATGGAGAAGGAGGAAGAAGGAATGTTGACTCCATTACTACAAACTAGTGAGTGCACCTTTGCTTATATCAAGACTAACAACCTCTACATCGTGTCCACAACAAAGAAAAACGCCAACATTGCGCTCGTCTTTGTCTTTCTTTATAAAATAGTTGAAGTCATGACTGAATACTTCAAAGAATTGGAGGAGGAGAGTATTCGCGATAACTTCGTCGTAATTTACGAGTTGTTAGACGAACTGTTGGACTTTGGCTATCCACAGACCACAGACAGCAAGATACTTCAAGAGTACATCACACAGGAGGGCCATAAACTAGAAATGCAGCCTCGCATCCCCATGGCGGTCACCAATGCTGTGTCATGGAGGTCAGAAGGCATTAAATACAGGAAAAATGAAGTATTCCTTGATGTGATTGAATCTGTTAACTTGTTGGCTAACTCTAATGGAAACGTTCTGAGGAGTGAAATTGTTGGAGCGATCAAAATGAGAGTTTACTTGTCTGGTATGCCTGAATTGAGACTTGGGTTGAATGATAAAGTCCTATTTGAGAGTACAGGCCGGGGTAAATCAAAGTCAGTTGAATTAGAAGATGTAAAATTCCACCAGTGTGTGCGATTGTCGAGATTTGAAAATGACAGAACTATTTCTTTCATCCCACCAGATGGTGAATTTGAACTAATGTCGTACAGATTGAATACACATGTGAAACCGTTGATATGGATTGAGTCTGTGATTGAACGACATGCACACTCCAGAGTTGAGTACATGATCAAAGCCAAGTCACAGTTTAAGCGACGGTCGACAGCCAATAATGTCGAGATAATCATTCCTGTCCCAGCAGATGCTGATTCACCAAAATTCAAGACCACTATTGGAAGTGTTAAATACACTCCTGAGCAAAATGCTATCACCTGGTCCATTAAATCGTTCCCCGGAGGCAAGGAGTACTTAATGAGAGCTCACTTTGGTCTACCGTCTGTTGAATGTGAGGACACAGACGGCAAGCCACCAATCCAAGTCAAATTCGAAATCCCATATTTCACCACCTCTGGTATCCAAGTCAGATATCTCAAGATCATTGAGAAGAGTGGTTATCAAGCTCTCCCCTGGGTTAGATACATAACACAGAACGGTGACTATCAGTTGAGAACTAACTGA